The Estrella lausannensis genome window below encodes:
- a CDS encoding DUF2156 domain-containing protein — MQVSESDLACVRKWAGSTTDAILDPSSRIFRVSEAEGLIGYRQENGCAIVYGDPACPPDQTESLIKAFHDHCAKENLRVIYLVIGETFARWLFNHGYCKTMIEYGEELIIDPHDDPRKKEGVRACLVRRKVRHALHEDVSVKEYTTFDPRIEEGINEAGERWLKARKGPQIHFSHVRSFEHREGKRWFYAEKNGRIVGVVILSRLERHQGWLMNHLMFVPDAPHGVPELLVVTALEALSKEGCRYVTFGTVPATQLGEIQGLGGLSRYFSRRVYSLANTIYHLNGKKKFWEKFDPASTKAFLSFKDSHIGLKEVVALKKGLNATLISSS, encoded by the coding sequence ATGCAGGTTTCTGAATCCGATTTGGCGTGTGTCAGAAAGTGGGCTGGATCGACAACCGATGCGATATTGGATCCGTCAAGCCGCATTTTCCGGGTTTCTGAAGCCGAGGGATTGATCGGGTATCGGCAGGAAAATGGGTGCGCGATTGTCTATGGCGACCCGGCCTGCCCCCCGGATCAGACAGAAAGCCTGATCAAAGCGTTTCATGACCACTGTGCAAAAGAAAATCTAAGGGTCATCTATCTCGTCATCGGTGAAACATTTGCGCGCTGGCTGTTTAATCACGGATACTGCAAAACCATGATTGAATATGGCGAAGAGCTGATCATTGACCCGCATGACGACCCCCGAAAAAAGGAGGGGGTGCGCGCATGTCTTGTCCGGCGCAAAGTGCGCCATGCCCTTCACGAAGATGTCAGCGTTAAAGAGTATACAACCTTCGATCCACGGATAGAAGAGGGGATTAACGAGGCGGGAGAGCGCTGGCTTAAGGCCAGAAAAGGGCCGCAGATTCATTTTTCGCATGTGCGTTCTTTTGAACATCGGGAGGGAAAAAGGTGGTTTTATGCCGAAAAAAATGGAAGGATTGTCGGTGTTGTGATCTTAAGCCGCCTGGAACGTCACCAGGGATGGCTGATGAATCATCTGATGTTTGTTCCCGACGCGCCTCATGGGGTCCCTGAATTGCTTGTCGTGACGGCTCTGGAAGCCTTATCTAAAGAGGGCTGCCGCTATGTGACTTTTGGTACCGTTCCGGCCACTCAGCTCGGTGAGATCCAGGGGCTTGGAGGGTTATCCAGGTATTTCTCCAGGAGAGTTTATAGCTTGGCCAATACTATCTATCATCTAAACGGAAAAAAGAAGTTTTGGGAAAAATTTGATCCTGCAAGTACGAAAGCGTTTCTCTCGTTTAAGGACTCGCATATTGGTTTAAAAGAAGTTGTTGCTTTGAAGAAGGGGTTAAATGCAACTTTGATAAGTT